Within Runella rosea, the genomic segment CGGCCACGCCCACCTTCTTTTCGTCGGTATCTTTGGTCACTTTTGCGTCGGTATAGGCATAATTTAGGGTCAAATCGAGGCCTTGGAGCAGTTGACCGCGCAGGTCAAACTCAACACCTTTGGTTTTGGTTTGTCCTAATTGAATTGAGAAATTCGGGTTGTTTGGGTCGGCGGTCAGGACGTTATTTTTGGTAATTTGATACAACGAAACGGTCGAATTCCAACGCCCACCCATCCATTCTTTTTTCAAACCAGCTTCGGTATTATTGCCAGTAATGGGGTCAAAACTCCTTCCATTTACATCCGCTCCTGCCTGCGGGATAAAGGCTTGGTCGTACATTGCATAGGCCGAAGTACTTTTGTTCAAAGAAATGCTCATACCTATACGCGGCGTAAATTTACTGCTTTTTACACTCCCAGAATATGGGTCATAGTCTTTAGCGGTGGTGTATCTTCCCGCCAAAGTCAGCCGAATTTTTCCATCCCAAAAACGCAACTCGTCCTGCACGTATAAGCCCGAATAACTTTGTCCATAATTCACCCCGCGACTCCGAAGGCTCTTCGAACGGTCAAACACTGGCAATGAATCTGCGGGCACCGTTCCATAAACTGGATTATAAATATTAAAAGGAGCCGCCCCTTTTAACGTACTGCTTTGTGCCCAATCGGCAAAATATTCTTTCTGTCCCATGTCCAGCCCCGCCAGAATACGGTGCGTAATCCCACCCGTTTTGACGTCGCCGTTCACAAAAATCTGGCCTATTCTGTTGATTCCCAAGGCATCCCAAATACTAATACCGCGCACAATTGTTCCGTCGCTTTTTACCGAACTGGGCCACATACTTGTCCCAATTTGGTTGTAATTGTAGTACGCTAATTGCCCCGTCAGCTTCCAATCTTTGTTAATTTGGTGATTCAGTATCAACAACAAACTGTGGTCATTGATGTTGGTCGGGTCTAAATTTGGCTCCGTCAGGGTAAAGTTTACGGGCAAGTGCTCGTAGGGCTTTTGCGAAAATACGTAGGCCGAGCCAATCATCGACATTTGCGAATATTGATAAGTATATTCGGCCGTCAACGAGGTTTTATCGTTGATTTTGTACTTAATCACTGGCACCACGGAATAGCGATTGTTAAATTCATAGTCGCGATGCGAGCCTTTCATTTGGCCCATCACGTTAAGGCGGTATTGCAATTTTCCGTCTTTGCTCAGCAAACCGTCAAAGTCAGCGGTGGCGCGGTAGGTATCAAAACTTCCCAAGGTCAGCGTCATTTCTCCTTTGGTAATGCCCGTCGGCTTTTTCGTTACCA encodes:
- a CDS encoding TonB-dependent receptor; this translates as MKIYLSLALLLLSSWAMAQHATIKGRITTSDGKAAEFVNVNLKGAGKGTVTNQEGEFLFEKVKAGNYALQVSFVGLETQTQSVSVTAGQVSDVNVVLKENLRQLEEVVVTAFPNKYNADMPSVSLRLKTPLIETPQNIQVLTKALINDQQIFDMLEGVTRNVSGVTRLEHWDNYALLNMRGSQIAAFRNGMNVQMPWGPLAEDMSMVESIEFVKGPAGFMMANGEPSGFYNVVTKKPTGITKGEMTLTLGSFDTYRATADFDGLLSKDGKLQYRLNVMGQMKGSHRDYEFNNRYSVVPVIKYKINDKTSLTAEYTYQYSQMSMIGSAYVFSQKPYEHLPVNFTLTEPNLDPTNINDHSLLLILNHQINKDWKLTGQLAYYNYNQIGTSMWPSSVKSDGTIVRGISIWDALGINRIGQIFVNGDVKTGGITHRILAGLDMGQKEYFADWAQSSTLKGAAPFNIYNPVYGTVPADSLPVFDRSKSLRSRGVNYGQSYSGLYVQDELRFWDGKIRLTLAGRYTTAKDYDPYSGSVKSSKFTPRIGMSISLNKSTSAYAMYDQAFIPQAGADVNGRSFDPITGNNTEAGLKKEWMGGRWNSTVSLYQITKNNVLTADPNNPNFSIQLGQTKTKGVEFDLRGQLLQGLDLTLNYAYTDAKVTKDTDEKKVGVAVAGATKHITNAWLSYRVSNGNLKGLGASLGYQWQVDRSSWYVFDGTNQALPNYFRLDGAVSWQSNRLTVALNVNNLLNEYLFSGAPYTWLNAYYWQTEPLRNSRLSIGYKF